Sequence from the Hamadaea flava genome:
GACCAGCCCGGCCAGATCGGGCAGGTCGAAGAAGTCCGCCCAGACGAGTTCGGGCTTCTTCGGGGTGACCGTCGGATCCCACAGCCCGTCGCCGTAGAACAACCGCCCGCCGGGGCGTACGTGCTGCAGCAGGGTGGTCAGCGCGGCCGCGTGGCCACCGAAGGCGTGGCTGGCGCCGACGCAGATCACCAGGTCGGCCTGCTGGCCCACGGAAACCCCGGGCGTGTTGATGAACGTGACACGCTCGTCCAAGCCTCGTTGCGCCGCCGCCGCGCTGCCCCGGGCGAGCAACTCCTCGTCGGTGTCGACGCCCATCCCGACGGCCCGCGGCGTCCGGTCGAGCACCCGCAGCATCAGTTCGCCCCAGCCGCATCCGATGTCGAGCACGTCCGCCGGGCGCGCGTACGCCAGCCGTGCCGCGATGGCGTCCGCGTGCGCCTCCGAGAGCGGGGCGTTGAAGGACATGTACTGGTAGCGGCCAGGCCCGTCAAGATCATTCATTGTCGGCGACGGTAACACGCGCCTAGCTGGGACTGGATCTTTCGTGCGCGGTCGCGAGTCGTCCGGCGAGGACGGCGAGTTCGTCGATCAGCTCCGGCGGTTCGACCACGGTGAAGTCGTGCCCGAGCAGCACGAGGTGCATCGCGATGATCGCGGTGGAGTCCGCCCCCGTCATCAACAGACAACTCGTCGAGTCGACCGCTTCGACGACTCCGGTGCCGGCTGGGACTCGCTCGGCGACCGCGTTCGCCGGGGCATCGACGCGTACGCGGGCCTGGTAGCGGTAGGGGGCCGTGGACACCGCGTCGGCGACGAACGCGGCCGCGTCCGGCGGATCGAGCGGTCGGAACCGGATCCCGGTGGTCTTCGGCTGGTCGATGCGATCGGCCCGGAACGTACGCCACGCGTCCCGGTCCACGTCGCGGGCGACGAGATACCACCGCCGGCCGGTGTGCACGAGCCGATGCGGTTCGACCGTACGCGTCGTGGGGGACCCGTCCCGGTCGCGATAGCCGAAGGTCAACCGGTGCAGAGACTGGCACGCCTCGGCGATCAGCGTCAACGCACCCGGATCGACCGTGGGCGGCGAGCCGGTCAGCGCGACCGTGGTCGACCGCAGCGCCGCGGCCCGCTGCCGCAGCCGGGCCGGCAGGATGCGCTCGATCTTGGCCAGCGCCCGCGTCGAGGTGTCGGCGATCCCGGTGACGGTGTGGCTGGTCGCCGTGCTCAGGCTGAGCACCACCGCCACCGCCTCGTCGTCCTCCAGCAGCAGCGGGGGCAACGTCGACCCGGCCGTCAGGCGGTAGCCGCCCGCGACCCCGGGCGTCGCCACCACCGGATAGCCCAGGTCACGCAGCTTGGTCATGTCCCGCCGCAGGGTGCGTACGGTGACGTCGAGGCGCTCGGCCAGCTCCGTCCCGGTCCAGGCCGGACGACTGGGCAGAATCGTCAGCAGGCGCAGCAGACGGGCGGAGGTTTCCAGCACCCGACCAGCGTCGCACACATCGCGGACCGAACCTGTCCGCAATTGGTTCTACCGTGGGCGGCATGACCACCCAGTGGACGAACGAGCTGGTCGAACAACTGGACTGGCATTGGCAGAACCACGTCCGGCCCCGGCTGGACGGCCTGACCGACGACGAGTACTTCTGGCAACCGGTCGCCGGCTGCTGGACGCTCCGCCCCGAGCCCACCACCGGCCGGCTCGCGATCGACTGGGCGTACCCCGAGCCCAGTCCGCCACCGGTCACCACGATCGCCTGGCGGGCCGCCCACCTCATCGTCGGCATCTTCGGCGCCCGGACGGCGTCCCACTTCGGCGGGCCGGCGATCGACTACGACCACCACCCGTTCGCCGAGACCGCCGCCGACGCGCTCCAGCAACTCGACGACACGTACGCGGCGTGGGCGACCGGCGTACGCGGCCTCGACGAGGCAGGCTTGGCCAAGCCGTGCGGCCCGGCCGAAGGCCCCTACGCGGCACTCCCGATGGCCGCGCTGGTGCTGCACATCAATCGGGAAGCGATCCATCACGCGGCCGAAATCCTTCTGCTGCGCGACCTCTATCGGAATCGAGGCTGACCTCATGGCGTACAACTTCCAAGTAGTAGTGGACAGCGCGGACCCGCATCAGCAGGCGGACTGGTGGGCCGAGACGCTGGGCTGGGAAGTCGAGCCGTCCGACGAGGCATTCATCCGCAAAATGGTGGCCGAGGGGTACGCGACCGAGAGCGACACGCGGGAGTACAACGGCACCCTGGTCTGGGCTGCGGGCCAGGCGATCCGGCACCCGGAGGGCCTGGAACGCGCACCGCGAGTGCTGTTCCAGACGGTGCCGGAGTCGAAGACCGTGAAGAACCGCCTGCATCTGGACGTACGCGTCGGCGAGCAGAACCACGCGGAAGTCGTCGCGAAGCTGATCGAGCGCGGAGCTACGAAGCTGTGGGACGGGCGTCAGGGGCCGTCGACGTGGGTGACGATGGCCGATCCGGAGGGTAACGAGTTCTGCGTCGCCTGAGTCGCGGCAGCTCGCCATGGAGCTGATGGCGAGCGCCGCTGCGACGGTCAGCTGATCGGGTTGACCGGCCAGGTCTGTGGGTCGCCGGGGTCGCCGGTCGGGATCAAACCCGCGATCACCTGTACCGCGTCCGCCCGCCCGTACTGCCCGGTCGTCGTCAGCTCGACGTCGAACGGGCCGATCAGCTGGAAGGCAGACGTGTAGTAGTCGTTGGAGTGTTCGGCGTAGCTGAAGCCGTGAGACGTCGTGGCGACGGCCGAGGCCGACGGCAGGACTTCGGAGTGCAGGTCGGATCGAGTCGTCAGGGCTAGTTCCGTGCCAGCGCGGCCGAGGACCACCTCCGCGCTTGTCGTGTTGTCCGTCCCGCCGAAATGCGTGAAGGCGCAGCCTCGTACC
This genomic interval carries:
- a CDS encoding DinB family protein codes for the protein MTTQWTNELVEQLDWHWQNHVRPRLDGLTDDEYFWQPVAGCWTLRPEPTTGRLAIDWAYPEPSPPPVTTIAWRAAHLIVGIFGARTASHFGGPAIDYDHHPFAETAADALQQLDDTYAAWATGVRGLDEAGLAKPCGPAEGPYAALPMAALVLHINREAIHHAAEILLLRDLYRNRG
- a CDS encoding VOC family protein, with the translated sequence MAYNFQVVVDSADPHQQADWWAETLGWEVEPSDEAFIRKMVAEGYATESDTREYNGTLVWAAGQAIRHPEGLERAPRVLFQTVPESKTVKNRLHLDVRVGEQNHAEVVAKLIERGATKLWDGRQGPSTWVTMADPEGNEFCVA
- a CDS encoding SAM-dependent methyltransferase; this encodes MNDLDGPGRYQYMSFNAPLSEAHADAIAARLAYARPADVLDIGCGWGELMLRVLDRTPRAVGMGVDTDEELLARGSAAAAQRGLDERVTFINTPGVSVGQQADLVICVGASHAFGGHAAALTTLLQHVRPGGRLFYGDGLWDPTVTPKKPELVWADFFDLPDLAGLVDLAVATGYLPLFTETASPDELDDFESRYLADGAEWLLRHPGHPGAANVRAGTEDHRRRWLHGYRGAFGFAYLTLGRPAA
- a CDS encoding helix-turn-helix transcriptional regulator, encoding MLETSARLLRLLTILPSRPAWTGTELAERLDVTVRTLRRDMTKLRDLGYPVVATPGVAGGYRLTAGSTLPPLLLEDDEAVAVVLSLSTATSHTVTGIADTSTRALAKIERILPARLRQRAAALRSTTVALTGSPPTVDPGALTLIAEACQSLHRLTFGYRDRDGSPTTRTVEPHRLVHTGRRWYLVARDVDRDAWRTFRADRIDQPKTTGIRFRPLDPPDAAAFVADAVSTAPYRYQARVRVDAPANAVAERVPAGTGVVEAVDSTSCLLMTGADSTAIIAMHLVLLGHDFTVVEPPELIDELAVLAGRLATAHERSSPS